The nucleotide window gcataattaaaaaaaacaaaacaaaaacaactttagTATGGAAGGACTCAGCTGCTGTTAAAGaagtttatatttatatactgaATGTACCAGCATAAACGATcacataatattaatattatattttgGGAATCTAAATTTCAGAGTCTCCATCTGACCTCTGTAGGGACAAATTGTTCCCCTTACACCACTGTCGTCATACCCCAGATAAAGAAAACTAcagaacagcagaaaaaaaaatgaaaatatgatttttatttttcacccacAGTTTCTTTAATTTAACAAGAATCAGCACATATCCATGATGCGCCTGATGGAGCTGACCCTCATCAAGTTGCTCGCGCCTGTGTCTCGGAGGCCCCTGTACTCCCCGGGCCTCACGTACGTCATTCGGCCTCTGTAGTTGGGGTGCTCGAACATCAGCCAGTGGCCGTCCATCACGCTGCAGGACTGCATGTCGGACATCAAGAAACGATCCTGGAGAGACTCACAGTCATCCATCAGCTCATGCATCTGGCCTCCAAAGTTCTCCCTTTCGTAGATCCTCATCCTGAACTGCCCCCTGTGCTGTTGGAGGAAGACAAGACATGATGTAAGTCCTTTTATTCTCTAGAGTACCTTTCTTAGTCTGGAGACTGTTCTGGAGACTGTGGGTGGAAACCACAACTACCAAAATGTCTTACCATTGGCACCACGCGACAGGAGCGCACGGTATCCAACATACCCATGCCCATCATGCTCCCCATGCACTGAAAGTCAGAATACTCCCCTCTCTTCAGGAAGATCTGATTACCCATGAAGTTTGGGCGGTCATACGCCACAAAGCACCCATTTTCCACCCTGCAGGAGTTGCAGCGGTTCAGGTGCATGTGGATGTCAGAGCAGTCGCTGCTGCAGTCATAGGACCGGCCCTGGAAGTTCCTGTCCTCATAGAAAATGATCTGAAGTAGAAAAACAATAGGAAACTTTGTCATCAGATGAAATACTTAAGCACATTTGCATCATACATTTGTAAACTATAAATTTATTATTACGACAATGGCACCGGATTTTTCAACATGATACAAACATATGATAACTATTACCCTGCCCATGGTGACACGTTTAGTTTTTGCAAATGATGCCAACCCAGCGCCACTTTTATATATCAGCTGCAGACCACCTTGCGCACCTTTGTGTGAAACATCATGACTCATCACGAGGTTCACGTGGGCCTGCATTCATTTTTTACAGCACACCTCAATAGTTATTATTGTATGTTGAATGTAGTTTTTGGAGGTCATGTCAGGTCATAACAGAAGCAAAACATTCCTCAAATGATGTATTTTTAATACATCACATTTGCATTTCACATCCTACAAGGCCAAAGCTTTGTTTTGTGGTATTTGTTCAATTCCTTTAACCATAGACAATAACCAAAAAGCTCAGACTCATCTTTTGATCAGATATGCACACCACATAGATTTATACACAAAAGATGCGAATTAAATAGTTGAAGTTTCTGGAAGCACATATAAAACCCAATATTGACAATAACTATTGCAGATTCTGACATACAGTGAAGTGTGTGCAGCACTATAGGGTGGCTGCACTGTGCCACAATATAGAGTGATGACTCAAAGGTTTCAGCACAAGCCATGTGGAAATAGTACGGCCGTGCAATGTATAAAAAGGGAAAAGGCTCGATGTTGAAGCTGTACATCTGAGATTAGCTCACAAATATCATGACCATGGGGAGGGTAAGTGAAATTTTAATAACATCTGGCACACAGTAACATTAAAAAGATGAAATTTCACAGACAAAATGTTAATCAGGCTCTCATCGTTGTTTGCAGATCATTTTCTACGAGGACCGTAACTTCCAGGGTCGCTCCTATGAGACCAGCAGCGACTGCCCCGAGCTCACCTCCTACCTGAGCAGGTGTAACTCCTGCAGGGTGGAGAGCGGCCTCTTCATGGTCTACGAG belongs to Epinephelus lanceolatus isolate andai-2023 chromosome 24, ASM4190304v1, whole genome shotgun sequence and includes:
- the LOC117255274 gene encoding gamma-crystallin M3-like, with product MGRIIFYEDRNFQGRSYDCSSDCSDIHMHLNRCNSCRVENGCFVAYDRPNFMGNQIFLKRGEYSDFQCMGSMMGMGMLDTVRSCRVVPMHRGQFRMRIYERENFGGQMHELMDDCESLQDRFLMSDMQSCSVMDGHWLMFEHPNYRGRMTYVRPGEYRGLRDTGASNLMRVSSIRRIMDMC